In Helianthus annuus cultivar XRQ/B chromosome 8, HanXRQr2.0-SUNRISE, whole genome shotgun sequence, a single genomic region encodes these proteins:
- the LOC110873748 gene encoding gibberellin 2-beta-dioxygenase 2, whose product MVVSTDINPIRIEKIQELKVPVIDLSEKKSNVAKLIVKACEEYGFFKVINHGVPHHIIKKMEDEGFEFFHKPLPDKIRVGSANPFGYGSKNIGLSGDEGELEYLILHTNQHSIANSSKFRNAVSSYVECVRELACKILELIAQGVGVPPTSFSRLLTSFDSDSLLRLNHYPPVTHTAAIGFGEHSDPQILTLLRSNGVPGLQISLGNDTWLPVDPDPLAFCVNIGDLLQAMTNGRFVSVRHRAMANTLQDRSRLSLVFFGGPSPEAIITCPPQLLKQNQPRYRAFTWAEYKSHTYAHRLGETRLDHFKIA is encoded by the exons ATGGTTGTATCAACTGATATCAATCCAATTCGGATAGAAAAGATTCAAGAACTGAAGGTTCCAGTGATTGATCTTTCAGAGAAGAAATCTAATGTAGCAAAGCTGATTGTAAAGGCCTGTGAAGAATATGGTTTCTTCAAGGTCATCAACCATGGTGTTCCTCATCACATCATTAAGAAGATGGAAGATGAAGGCTTTGAGTTCTTTCATAAACCATTACCCGATAAGATACGGGTCGGATCCGCCAACCCATTCGGCTATGGCAGCAAGAACATTGGTCTTAGTGGCGATGAAGGAGAGCTTGAATATCTTATTCTTCATACCAATCAACACTCCATTGCTAACTCATCTAAATTCAG AAATGCAGTGAGTAGTTATGTAGAATGCGTTCGGGAGTTGGCATGCAAGATACTGGAACTGATAGCTCAAGGGGTGGGGGTCCCACCCACATCCTTCTCCCGTCTGCTCACCAGCTTTGACAGCGACTCCCTCCTGAGGCTCAATCACTACCCACCTGTCACTCACACTGCCGCTATTGGCTTCGGAGAGCACTCTGACCCTCAGATCCTCACCCTCCTCCGATCCAACGGTGTCCCTGGCCTTCAGATATCCTTGGGAAATGACACTTGGCTCCCTGTTGACCCTGACCCACTTGCCTTCTGTGTCAATATTGGTGATCTCTTGCAG GCTATGACCAATGGAAGGTTTGTAAGTGTGAGACATCGAGCCATGGCTAATACATTACAGGACCGCTCTAGATTGTCCTTGGTCTTCTTCGGTGGACCTTCACCGGAAGCGATAATCACTTGCCCGCCCCAGCTACTAAAGCAAAATCAACCACGCTATAGAGCTTTCACTTGGGCAGAATACAAGTCGCATACTTACGCTCATCGACTTGGTGAAACTAGACTTGACCATTTCAAAATTGCTTGA